A DNA window from Sphingopyxis sp. CCNWLW2 contains the following coding sequences:
- a CDS encoding Rap1a/Tai family immunity protein has product MKATFSCLALVLAAFLSSAFHAEVSSAKTGPNDVVRTWSVSGSELISALERRPDSGALAGYADDTKAAAKGAAYIAGVADATSASSWCGAGSILPHELTDRVYAYLRTVPPERLKGNASTLVIEGLADSFPCAADK; this is encoded by the coding sequence ATGAAAGCAACATTTTCATGCCTGGCGCTGGTCCTTGCGGCTTTTCTGTCTTCAGCTTTCCATGCTGAGGTTTCTTCGGCAAAAACCGGCCCAAATGATGTGGTTCGGACCTGGAGCGTCAGCGGAAGCGAACTTATCAGCGCGCTGGAAAGACGGCCGGATTCGGGCGCTTTGGCAGGCTACGCTGACGATACCAAGGCAGCAGCCAAAGGCGCCGCCTACATAGCCGGCGTAGCGGATGCGACGAGCGCGAGTAGCTGGTGCGGGGCGGGATCGATCCTTCCCCATGAGCTTACCGATCGCGTCTACGCATATCTTCGCACTGTTCCGCCGGAGCGGCTCAAAGGGAACGCATCGACGCTGGTGATCGAGGGGCTGGCCGATAGCTTCCCTTGCGCTGCCGACAAATGA